The following are encoded together in the Pedobacter sp. D749 genome:
- the holA gene encoding DNA polymerase III subunit delta, which produces MTAAEIIKDIKARKFKPVYLLHGEESYYIDQVTDYIEDKLLNDAEKGFNQTVLYGKDTDMATVLGAAKRYPMMSDYQVVIVKEAQDLKWGKEDSSKEGEFVLNYFEKPLPSTILVLAYKYANFDKRKKIYKAINKSGLIFQSDPVRDYKLVPWIEEFIKEKGYKIDQQASALMAEYLGTDLSKIANEIEKLMLNVSKEVTINTDLVQRNIGISKEYNVFELQKALAIRDVLKCNKIINYFASNPKANPTVMVLANLGGYFTKLLKYHYIPNKADAASALGVPPFFIKDYEVAARNYNTGKVFQVIGLLREYDLKSKGLDSTGNVDDGELLKELVFKIVH; this is translated from the coding sequence ATGACTGCTGCCGAAATTATTAAAGATATCAAAGCCCGAAAGTTCAAACCTGTATACTTATTGCATGGTGAAGAATCTTATTACATTGATCAGGTGACTGACTATATCGAAGATAAGCTGCTGAACGATGCCGAAAAAGGTTTCAATCAAACGGTTTTATATGGAAAAGATACCGATATGGCTACGGTTCTGGGTGCTGCAAAACGTTATCCCATGATGTCTGATTATCAGGTGGTGATTGTTAAAGAAGCGCAGGATTTAAAATGGGGCAAGGAAGACAGTTCAAAAGAGGGCGAATTTGTACTCAATTATTTCGAAAAACCGCTGCCAAGTACCATTTTGGTGCTGGCCTATAAATACGCCAATTTCGATAAACGAAAAAAAATCTATAAGGCAATTAATAAAAGTGGACTGATTTTTCAGTCAGATCCCGTGCGCGATTATAAACTGGTGCCCTGGATTGAAGAATTTATCAAAGAAAAAGGTTACAAGATCGATCAGCAGGCGTCGGCTTTAATGGCCGAATATCTGGGTACCGATCTATCCAAAATTGCCAACGAGATCGAAAAGTTAATGCTCAATGTTTCGAAGGAAGTAACCATTAATACCGACCTGGTTCAGAGAAATATAGGCATTAGTAAAGAGTATAACGTTTTCGAATTGCAGAAGGCACTGGCCATCCGCGATGTGCTAAAATGTAATAAAATTATCAATTACTTCGCCAGTAACCCTAAAGCCAATCCAACAGTAATGGTTTTGGCCAATTTAGGCGGTTATTTCACCAAACTTCTTAAATACCATTATATTCCCAATAAGGCCGATGCTGCATCAGCATTGGGTGTACCGCCATTCTTTATTAAAGATTATGAGGTTGCGGCCAGAAATTATAACACAGGAAAAGTTTTCCAGGTGATCGGTTTACTCCGTGAATATGATTTAAAAAGCAAAGGATTAGACAGTACCGGCAATGTTGATGATGGAGAACTCTTAAAAGAACTGGTTTTCAAGATCGTTCACTAA